The sequence CGATGACAGGGTCGCCGACCCGCACCGTGTCGAAATACCAGGCGGCATTGTCGGGACTGAGGTTGATGCACCCGTGGCTCACGTTCGCATACCCCTGCGATCCGACAGACCACGGCGCGCTGTGCACGTAGACGCCGCCCGAATTGATGCGGACCGCGTTGGACACGGTGAGCTTGTAGCCCTCCGGGTCGCTCAGCGGGATGCCGATGGTGCGCGAGTCCATGATCACCGTCTTCTCTTTCGCCAGCGCGGTGAACGAGCCCTTGGGGGTCGGGAACTTGGATTTGCCCATCGACGCGGGCATCTCGCGGACCACCACATCGTCCATCTTGACGGTGAACGTATGCGCGTCGATGTCGGCGACGCCGACGACGGCTGACCCGGTCTCGAAGCTGGTGGCGAAGCCGCCCGCCGTCACCGAGATCGGCGAATAGGCCGGCCAGAACTGGTCCGGGGTCCACGTCACGATCTGGTTGCTCAGCCAGGTGAATTGCCCGGTGGGCGTCTTGGGGGACGTGATGTCGATCGACTGCTCGGCGCGAGCCCGATTGGTCACCGGTTCGGCGAAGGTCACTTCGATCGGCGCCGCGACACCGACCACGTCGCCGGCGGCCGGCCAAATGGCGGTGACGTTGAGGTCCTTACTGGGCCCGGGGACCGCAGCCATGCCCGCGGGAGCCGCTCCTACCATGGCTATGGCGGCAGCACTCACCACGACGAGTGTGTATCGAACAGCTCTGCGCAACGCTTCATCCCTTCACGACAAACCCGACCAGCAAAGTCCAGTCTAGTGGCTCATCATGAACAACAGCCCCAGACAGGCCGTTAGACCACGTCAGAAGGGTCTTGCACTGTGTGGCGAATGGGAGAATTGTGGTTTAGGCCACACGGGCCCGACGAAGTGACCCGGGGGCGGAGGGACCGTCATGGGTGACAAGGGGAATACCTCGGCGGGCGCTGGAGCCGCCCCGACCGCGGACAGTCCGGCCGCCATCCGGAACGTGGTGCTCATCGGACCATCGGGTGGCGGCAAAACCACCCTCGTCGAAGCGCTGCTGACAACTACCGGCGTGCTGTCGAGACCCGGATCCGTCGTGGACGGGACGACGGTGTGCGACTCCGACGAGGCCGAGATCTCCCAGCAGCGGTCCGTCGGGCTGGCGCTGGCGCCGCTGTCGTACAACGGCGTCAAGGTCAACTTGATCGACACCCCCGGATACGCCGACTTCGTCGGCGAGCTCCGCGCAGGCCTGCGGGCCGCCGACTGCGCCCTGTTCGTGATCCCGGCCAACGAGGACGTCGACGAACTCACCAAGACGCTGTGGCAGGAGTGCCAGCAGGTCGGCATGCCCCGCGCGGTGGTGATCACCAAGCTCGACCACACCAGGGCCAACTACGACAACGCCCTGCTCGCCGCCCAGACCACATTCGGCGACAAGGTGCTGCCGCTCTATCTGCCCGCCAACTCTCCCTGCACGGGCCTGATCGGGTTGCTCTCGCAGACGCACTACGAGTACACCGGCGGTAAGCGCTCGACGAAGGAGCCGGACTCCTCGTATGCCGACCGGCTCGCCGAACAGCGCGGCACCCTGATCGAGGGCATCATCGAGGAGTCCGAGGACGAGACGCTGATGGAGCGCTACCTCGGCGGCGAAGAGATCGACGAAAAGGTGCTCATCGAGGATCTGGAGAAGGCCGTCGCCCGCGGCTCCTTCTTCCCCGTCATTCCCGTCTGCAGCAGTACCGGCGTCGGAACCCGGGAGCTGCTAGAGGTGGCGACGAGCGGCTTCCCTTCGCCGCTGGAGCATCCACTGCCCGAGGTGTTCACCCCGCAGGGCAAGGACCGCGCCGCGCTGTCCTGCGACCCGAACGGCCCGCTGCTGGCCGAGGTGGTCAAGACGACGTCGGACCCCTACGTCGGCAGGGTCAGCCTCGTCCGGGTTTTCTCCGGCACGATCAGGCCCGACGCGACGGTTCATGTGTCGGGCCATTTTTCTTCTTTTTTCGGTTCTTCGGCGCCTAACGGCACCGCCGCGGGGCACGAGGATCACGACGAGGACGAACGCATCGGCGCCTTGTCCTTTCCGCTCGGCAAGCAGCAGCGGCCCGCAGGCACCGTGGTGGCAGGTGACATCTGTGCGATCGGCCGGCTGTCCTGTGCCGAGACCGGAGACACGCTGTCCGACAAGGCCGATCCGCTGGTGCTGCGGCCGTGGACGATGCCGGAACCGCTGCTGCCCGTCGCGATCCAGCCGCACGCCAAGACCGACGACGACAAGCTGTCGGTCGGCCTGCAACGGCTGGCCGCCGAGGATCCGACGCTGCGTATCGAGCAGAACCCGGAGACACACCAGATCGTGCTGTGGTGCATGGGCGAGGCGCACGCGGGCGTTGTGCTCGACGGCCTGGCTAACCGGTTCGGCGTCAGCGTCGACAAGATCGACCTGAGGGTGCCGTTGCGGGAGACCTTCGGCGGTTCGGCGAAGGGGCACGGCAGACACGTGAAGCAGTCCGGCGGCCACGGCCAGTTCGCGGTCTGCGACATCGAAGTGGAGCCGCTGCCCGAAGGGTCCGGTTTCGAGTTCGTCGACAAGGTGGTCGGCGGCGCGGTGCCGCGACAGTTCATCCCGAGCGTGGAGAAAGGTGTCCGCGCACAGATGGAGAAGGGTGTCGGCCCCGGCTATCCGGTCGTCGACATCCGCGTGACGCTCTACGACGGCAAGGCGCACAGCGTCGACTCGTCGGACTTCGCCTTCCAGATGGCCGGTGGGCTGGCGCTGCGCGAGGCGGCGGCCGCAACCCGGGTGAAACTGCTCGAACCTGTCGACGAGGTGTCGGTGCTGATACCCGACGATCTGGTCGGCGCTGTGATGGGCGACCTCTCCAGTCGCCGGGCCCGCGTACTCGGCACCGACAAGGTCGGCGAGTACCGCACCGCGGTGAAAGCCGAAGTGCCCCAGGTGGAGTTGACGCGCTACGCGATCGACCTGCGCTCGTTGTCGCACGGCGCGGGCTCGTTCACAAGAGCCTTCGCCCGGTACGAACCCATGCCGGAGTCGGCCGCGGCGAAGGTGAAGGTCGAAGCCTGATTGCTCTCCCCCTACCCTTCGGGTGGGGGTACCCCCACACGTGCGCAGTGCCTAGGAGACCGCCTTCAGCGCGGCCACCGCCTGCCCGAACATGGTGTTCTTGATCGCGCCGATCGTTC is a genomic window of Mycobacterium sp. ITM-2016-00318 containing:
- a CDS encoding L,D-transpeptidase, with the translated sequence MVGAAPAGMAAVPGPSKDLNVTAIWPAAGDVVGVAAPIEVTFAEPVTNRARAEQSIDITSPKTPTGQFTWLSNQIVTWTPDQFWPAYSPISVTAGGFATSFETGSAVVGVADIDAHTFTVKMDDVVVREMPASMGKSKFPTPKGSFTALAKEKTVIMDSRTIGIPLSDPEGYKLTVSNAVRINSGGVYVHSAPWSVGSQGYANVSHGCINLSPDNAAWYFDTVRVGDPVIVQA
- a CDS encoding elongation factor G-like protein EF-G2, with translation MGDKGNTSAGAGAAPTADSPAAIRNVVLIGPSGGGKTTLVEALLTTTGVLSRPGSVVDGTTVCDSDEAEISQQRSVGLALAPLSYNGVKVNLIDTPGYADFVGELRAGLRAADCALFVIPANEDVDELTKTLWQECQQVGMPRAVVITKLDHTRANYDNALLAAQTTFGDKVLPLYLPANSPCTGLIGLLSQTHYEYTGGKRSTKEPDSSYADRLAEQRGTLIEGIIEESEDETLMERYLGGEEIDEKVLIEDLEKAVARGSFFPVIPVCSSTGVGTRELLEVATSGFPSPLEHPLPEVFTPQGKDRAALSCDPNGPLLAEVVKTTSDPYVGRVSLVRVFSGTIRPDATVHVSGHFSSFFGSSAPNGTAAGHEDHDEDERIGALSFPLGKQQRPAGTVVAGDICAIGRLSCAETGDTLSDKADPLVLRPWTMPEPLLPVAIQPHAKTDDDKLSVGLQRLAAEDPTLRIEQNPETHQIVLWCMGEAHAGVVLDGLANRFGVSVDKIDLRVPLRETFGGSAKGHGRHVKQSGGHGQFAVCDIEVEPLPEGSGFEFVDKVVGGAVPRQFIPSVEKGVRAQMEKGVGPGYPVVDIRVTLYDGKAHSVDSSDFAFQMAGGLALREAAAATRVKLLEPVDEVSVLIPDDLVGAVMGDLSSRRARVLGTDKVGEYRTAVKAEVPQVELTRYAIDLRSLSHGAGSFTRAFARYEPMPESAAAKVKVEA